A genomic window from Fusarium oxysporum Fo47 chromosome VIII, complete sequence includes:
- a CDS encoding putative 2-haloalkanoic acid dehalogenase gives MANQKHVVFDVVGTCVSFNAFYSGIDRVIGEKLAAKHITANAFGYTWMTAAELEFTFLSVSERHRPYKEVLRTLFYRTLFMVGVAAPRELVTDAERDACVQAYSDLELRPGAKECFAILRDAGFTVWCLTTGDTNRVGGYFERAGVDMPLENLISCDGQGVAKPALAAYKPTLARFAPDDIKWFAAAHMWDVSAAVKVGFRGAYCTIYEQDPCAEIFDAQMEVMADTLPEMAKGIVQASL, from the coding sequence ATGGCCAATCAAAAGCATGTGGTCTTCGACGTCGTCGGCACCTGCGTGTCATTCAATGCCTTCTACAGCGGCATTGACCGTGTCATTGGCGAGAAGCTAGCCGCCAAGCACATCACAGCCAATGCATTCGGCTACACTTGGATGACGGCAGCCGAGCTGGAGTTCACCTTTCTCTCCGTCTCTGAGCGCCATCGTCCCTACAAGGAAGTCTTGCGCACCTTGTTCTACCGCACGCTGTTCATGGTTGGCGTTGCGGCACCACGGGAACTCGTCACAGACGCAGAAAGGGATGCTTGTGTCCAGGCATATTCGGACCTCGAGTTGCGACCGGGAGCAAAAGAGTGTTTTGCAATATTAAGAGACGCCGGCTTCACAGTCTGGTGTTTGACAACAGGCGATACCAACCGTGTGGGCGGATACTTTGAGCGCGCTGGCGTTGACATGCCGCTGGAGAACCTCATCAGCTGCGATGGACAGGGCGTGGCCAAGCCAGCGTTGGCTGCATACAAGCCAACCCTAGCCCGATTCGCACCGGATGATATCAAGTggtttgctgctgctcaCATGTGGGACGTGTCTGCTGCAGTCAAAGTTGGCTTCCGGGGCGCTTATTGCACCATATATGAACAGGATCCCTGCGCTGAGATCTTCGACGCCCAGATGGAGGTTATGGCTGATACACTACCAGAGATGGCAAAGGGGATTGTACAAGCATCGCTTTAG